In Sorghum bicolor cultivar BTx623 chromosome 10, Sorghum_bicolor_NCBIv3, whole genome shotgun sequence, one genomic interval encodes:
- the LOC110430916 gene encoding elongation factor 1-alpha — translation MGKEKTHINIVVIGHVDSGKSTTTGHLIYKLGGIDKRVIERFEKEAAEMNKRSFKYAWVLDKLKAERERGITIDIALWKFETTKYYCTVIDAPGHRDFIKNMITGTSQADCAVLIIDSTTGGFEAGISKDGQTREHALLAFTLGVKQMICCCNKMDATTPKYSKARYDEIVKEVSSYLKKVGYNPDKIHFVPISGFEGDNMIERSTNLDWYKGPTLLEALDLINEPKRPSDKPLRLPLQDVYKIGGIGTVPVGRVETGIIKPGMVVTFGPSGLTTEVKSVEMHHEALQEALPGDNVGFNVKNVAVKDLKRGYVASNSKDDPAKEAASFTSQVIIMNHPGQIGNGYAPVLDCHTSHIAVKFAELVTKIDRRSGKELEKEPKFLKNGDAGMVKMVPTKPMVVETFSEYPPLGRFAVRDMRQTVAVGVIKSVEKKDPTGAKVTKAAAKKK, via the exons ATGGGTAAGGAGAAGACTCACATCAACATTGTGGTCATTGGCCATGTCGACTCTGGCAAGTCGACCACCACTGGCCACCTGATCTACAAGCTTGGTGGTATTGACAAGCGTGTGATCGAGAGGTTCGAGAAAGAGGCTGCGGAGATGAACAAGAGGTCGTTCAAGTATGCGTGGGtgcttgacaagctcaaggctgagCGTGAGAGAGGTATCACAATTGATATCGCCCTGTGGAAGTTTGAGACCACCAAGTACTACTGCACTGTCATTGATGCCCCTGGACACCGTGACTTCATCAAGAATATGATTACGGGTACTTCCCAGGCTGACTGTGCTGTTCTTATCATTGACTCCACCACTGGTGGTTTTGAGGCTGGTATCTCCAAGGATGGCCAGACCCGTGAGCATGCTCTCCTTGCTTTCACACTTGGAGTGAAGCAGATGATTTGCTGCTGCAACAAG ATGGATGCCACGACACCCAAGTACTCGAAGGCCCGTTATGATGAGATTGTTAAGGAAGTCTCTTCTTACCTGAAGAAGGTTGGATACAACCCAGACAAGATCCACTTTGTTCCCATCTCTGGTTTTGAAGGTGACAACATGATTGAGAGGTCCACCAACCTTGACTGGTACAAGGGCCCAACCCTGCTTGAGGCTCTGGACTtaatcaatgagccaaagagaCCTTCAGACAAGCCCCTGCGTCTCCCCCTTCAGGATGTGTACAAAATTGGTGGTATTGGAACTGTTCCTGTGGGACGTGTTGAGACTGGTATCATCAAGCCTGGTATGGTTGTCACCTTCGGTCCTAGTGGCCTTACAACTGAGGTTAAGTCTGTTGAGATGCACCACGAGGCTCTCCAGGAGGCCCTTCCTGGTGACAATGTTGGCTTCAATGTTAAGAATGTTGCTGTGAAGGATCTGAAGCGTGGGTATGTGGCCTCCAACTCCAAGGATGACCCTGCCAAGGAGGCGGCTAGCTTCACCTCACAGGTCATCATCATGAACCACCCTGGGCAGATTGGCAACGGCTACGCCCCAGTGCTGGACTGTCACACCTCACACATAGCTGTCAAGTTTGCTGAGCTTGTTACCAAGATTGATAGGCGATCTGGCAAGGAGCTTGAGAAGGAGCCCAAATTCCTCAAGAACGGTGATGCTGGTATGGTGAAGATGGTTCCCACTAAGCCCATGGTGGTGGAGACCTTCTCTGAGTATCCTCCTCTTGGTCGCTTTGCTGTCCGGGACATGAGGCAAACGGTGGCTGTTGGAGTCATCAAGAGCGTGGAGAAGAAGGACCCAACTGGAGCCAAGGTGACCAAGGCTGCCGCTAAGAAGAAATGA
- the LOC8082246 gene encoding 26S protease regulatory subunit 8 homolog A, translating to MATVSMDIPKPSALTAAGHEAATAKTRGGGEGLGKYYNQHIQDLLLAVQQRISDLSRLEAQRNDLNSQVKMCREELHLLQEPGSHVGEVVKVMSKSKVLVKVHPEGKYIVDVDKSIDIAKLTPSTRVALRSGSYMLHVILPSKVDPLVNLMKVEKVPNSTYDMIGGLDQQIKEIKEVIELPIKHPELFESLGIAQPKGVILYGPPGTGKTLLARAVAHHTDCTFIRVSGSELVQKYIGEGSRMVRELFVMAREHAPSIIFMDEIDSIGSARMESSGSGDSEVQRTMLELLNQLDGFEATNKIKVLMATNRIDILDQALLRPGRIDRKIEFPNPSETSRFDILKIHSRRMNLMRGIDLKKIATKMNGASGAELKAICTEAGMFALRERRVHVTQEDFEMAVAKVMKKDTEKNMSLRKLWK from the exons ATGGCGACGGTGTCGATGGACATCCCGAAGCCCTCGGCGCTGACGGCGGCTGGACACGAGGCTGCCACGGCGAAGACGAGGGGCGGCGGCGAGGGGCTGGGGAAGTACTACAATCAGCACATCCAGGACCTACTCCTCGCAGTCCAGCAGAGGATCAGTGACCTAAGCCGCCTAGAGGCCCAGAGGAACGATCTCAACTCCCAAG TTAAAATGTGCAGGGAAGAGTTGCATCTGCTTCAGGAACCAGGTTCACATGTTGGTGAGGTTGTGAAGGTGATGAGCAAGTCAAAGGTTCTAGTGAAG GTGCATCCAGAAGGCAAATATATTGTTGATgttgataaaagtatagatattgCAAAGCTCACACCTTCCACACGAGTTGCTCTTCGAAGCGGGAGCTATATGCTTCATGTTATTCTGCCCAGCAAAGTCGATCCATTAGTTAACCTTATGAAGGTTGAGAAAGTTCCTAATTCTACATATGATATGATTGGTGGTCTTGATCAGCAAATTAAAGAGATCAAAGAG GTAATCGAGCTTCCAATAAAGCATCCTGAGTTGTTTGAGAGTCTTGGGATTGCCCAACCAAAG GGTGTCATTCTCTATGGCCCTCCAGGTACTGGAAAAACATTACTTGCTCGTGCAGTTGCTCATCACACAGACTGTACCTTCATTAGGGTGTCTGGTTCTGAGCTGGTTCAGAAGTACATTGGAGAGGGTTCCCGGATGGTTCGTGAACTTTTTGTGATGGCTAG GGAACATGCACCATCCATTATATTTATGGATGAAATAGACTCCATTGGATCGGCTAGGATGGAGTCAAGTGGCAGTGGTGATAGTGAGGTTCAGCGCACCATGCTTGAGCTTCTAAACCAACTTGATGGTTTTGAAGCAACGAACAAGATTAAGGTTCTCATGGCAACAAACAGGATAGACATTTTGGATCAAGCCCTCCTGAGGCCTGGACGTATTGACAGGAAAATTGAATTTCCAAATCCAAGTGAAACT TCCCGCTTTGATATTTTGAAGATTCATTCAAGAAGAATGAACTTGATGCGCGGCATTGATCTGAAGAAGATAGCTACGAAGATGAATGGAGCCTCTGGGGCAGAGCTGAAG GCTATTTGCACAGAAGCAGGAATGTTTGCCCTTCGGGAAAGAAGGGTGCACGTCACCCAGGAGGATTTCGAGATGGCAGTGGCAAAGGTGATGAAGAAGGATACAGAGAAGAACATGTCTCTGCGGAAGCTCTGGAAGTGA